The following are encoded together in the Flavihumibacter fluvii genome:
- a CDS encoding FAD-binding oxidoreductase — MRVVTRGKLSPEHIIYFEELLGSKYVHTDKESLQACASDKTEDLHFLPDVIVRPRTIEEISSVLKFCNQNLIPVTPRGGGTGLSGGALPHFGGVVLSTERLNEIIEIDEKNLQIVTEPGVITEVLQSRVKELGLFYPPDPQSKGSCFIGGNIAENSGGPKAVKYGVVKDYVLNLQVVLPDGAVIWTGANVLKNATGYNLTQLIVGSEGTLGIVTKIVLKLIPYPRYDLLILAPFDSAEQACASISAIFMAGHIPSAIEFMDREAVAWTMKFIGSSDIMLDDKAQAYLLIEVDGNNMDVLTKDIEEIATIVAGYQSGDILFAESSVQKEKLWKIRRCIGEAIRAQTIYKDEDTVVPRAQLPLLLTGVKLIADKFGFKTICCGHAGDGNLHVSVIKGDLTLEQWNGQVKEGIREIFKLVKSLNGTISAEHGIGLMQKEYMDIMFDDTQMKLMRDIKKVFDPNNILNAGKIFDL, encoded by the coding sequence ATGAGAGTTGTCACAAGAGGAAAATTATCGCCGGAACACATTATATATTTTGAAGAACTCCTTGGAAGTAAATATGTTCATACCGATAAGGAATCATTGCAAGCCTGTGCAAGTGATAAGACAGAAGATCTTCATTTTCTTCCCGATGTTATTGTAAGGCCCAGGACAATTGAGGAAATCAGTTCGGTATTAAAATTCTGTAACCAGAATTTGATTCCTGTTACCCCAAGGGGCGGTGGCACCGGCCTCAGCGGAGGTGCGTTGCCGCATTTTGGCGGCGTAGTGCTTTCTACCGAGAGATTGAACGAGATTATTGAAATTGATGAAAAGAATCTGCAGATCGTGACTGAACCGGGCGTCATTACAGAAGTACTTCAGAGTAGGGTAAAAGAATTGGGCCTTTTTTATCCACCTGATCCGCAAAGCAAGGGTTCATGTTTCATAGGTGGAAATATTGCGGAAAACAGCGGTGGTCCTAAAGCCGTTAAATACGGCGTGGTGAAGGATTATGTGCTGAACCTGCAGGTTGTATTACCTGATGGGGCCGTCATATGGACCGGCGCAAATGTATTGAAAAACGCCACCGGTTATAACCTCACCCAACTCATTGTGGGCAGCGAGGGCACACTTGGAATCGTTACGAAAATTGTTTTAAAATTGATTCCTTATCCCCGGTATGACCTGCTTATCCTTGCTCCTTTTGATTCAGCGGAACAGGCCTGTGCTTCCATCAGCGCCATATTTATGGCAGGGCATATTCCCAGTGCTATCGAATTTATGGACAGGGAGGCGGTTGCCTGGACAATGAAATTCATTGGTAGTTCAGATATAATGCTGGATGACAAGGCACAGGCCTATTTACTGATCGAAGTAGATGGCAACAATATGGATGTGTTAACAAAAGATATTGAGGAGATTGCAACTATTGTAGCTGGATATCAAAGCGGAGATATCCTGTTTGCCGAGAGTTCTGTTCAGAAAGAAAAATTATGGAAGATCAGGAGATGTATCGGGGAAGCAATCAGGGCTCAAACGATTTATAAAGATGAAGATACGGTCGTGCCTCGCGCACAGCTCCCTTTATTATTAACAGGTGTCAAGTTGATCGCAGATAAATTTGGTTTTAAAACCATCTGCTGCGGTCATGCGGGCGATGGAAATCTGCATGTCAGTGTAATAAAAGGTGATCTAACGTTGGAACAATGGAATGGACAGGTAAAGGAAGGTATCAGGGAAATTTTCAAGCTGGTAAAGAGCCTTAATGGTACGATCAGTGCTGAACATGGTATCGGTTTGATGCAGAAAGAATATATGGATATTATGTTTGACGATACACAGATGAAGCTGATGCGGGACATTAAAAAAGTCTTTGATCCCAATAATATCCTGAATGCGGGAAAAATATTTGATCTCTGA
- a CDS encoding SDR family NAD(P)-dependent oxidoreductase, protein MSGKMTGKKVLVTGSGTGLGREAALEFAREGAIVVLHYAHSEDGAMSAVNEIKAAGGKATAIKADLQQTDEAIRLATEAIAFLGGIDVLVNNAGITMTLEFEKVTPEQYDTVYNVNVRAQFFILQTVLPTMVAAGKGVVINLSSVHGIRASKGHSVYAGTKGAIIAYTRELAVELAPKGIRVNAVAPGAVPVDNQYKAAGTDDMSGLGKLIPCGFGGTPLDIAKTLIFMASDDSRYIVGQTIVVDGGTTSWMSFSEGFDEIGLRLGKGYVAGL, encoded by the coding sequence ATGTCTGGAAAAATGACTGGAAAAAAAGTATTGGTAACTGGATCTGGAACAGGTCTGGGAAGAGAAGCAGCACTCGAGTTCGCAAGGGAAGGTGCCATAGTAGTGTTGCACTATGCCCATAGTGAAGATGGTGCAATGTCGGCGGTTAATGAAATAAAAGCAGCGGGCGGAAAGGCAACCGCCATCAAAGCAGATTTACAGCAAACGGATGAAGCCATACGGCTTGCCACAGAAGCCATAGCATTCCTGGGTGGTATAGATGTGCTTGTGAATAATGCAGGTATTACCATGACCCTTGAGTTTGAAAAGGTGACACCGGAACAGTATGATACAGTATATAACGTTAACGTAAGAGCGCAGTTTTTTATCCTGCAGACTGTTTTACCGACAATGGTAGCTGCAGGTAAAGGCGTTGTGATCAACCTATCTTCTGTGCATGGCATCAGGGCCTCCAAAGGCCATTCTGTATATGCCGGAACGAAGGGTGCCATCATTGCTTATACCCGGGAGCTGGCAGTAGAACTGGCACCCAAGGGCATAAGGGTAAATGCAGTTGCTCCGGGTGCCGTTCCGGTAGACAACCAGTATAAGGCAGCAGGTACTGATGATATGAGCGGACTGGGAAAACTCATCCCCTGTGGCTTTGGCGGTACCCCATTGGACATTGCGAAGACACTCATCTTCATGGCATCTGATGATTCCCGTTATATTGTCGGGCAGACGATTGTAGTAGATGGTGGTACAACTTCATGGATGTCATTCAGCGAAGGGTTTGATGAGATCGGACTAAGGCTGGGTAAGGGATATGTTGCGGGACTGTAA
- a CDS encoding beta-L-arabinofuranosidase domain-containing protein — MDNSKQPAGDVARRGFLKTIGIFGGSTLLSPLLLAATNAAPLQQSTDAGYPKIPCAGVWLQPIGLNTISVGGEIGRRIRITIHNNLLALDPEQFLAPFRNRDLRGEGYSDYIGLGKQIDATVRLAAYSKDEKVIALKKKLIDGIISTQEADGYIGVMVKESRMWKLWDIHEMGYIIMGLSSDYLHFGEQRSLKAARNLASYIMERWATMPPDWEKWKQLGIESNILSLYHVTKDHRYLDFCVNKLKLPEWKIDLTVDTLGKSHMYTDIDLCLAQLDLYELQQQEQLLDSSRRAINFLTQHNGMVITGAAGLWESWNSDQGGRQYLGETCATAYQLRLLDRFIRMEGDSRYGDVMERIIVNALFGAQSPDGRKLRYFMPMEGNRVYFQPDTYCCPNNFRRIISELPTYIFYRTTNGVAVNLYTTADATIALDKNVILKIRQQTDYPSTGNVVISIDPSTPAHFPLQLRIPGWCRNATIKVNGKEWSESANHGRFLSIDRQWNKGDTVSLDLDMPFRLVLGRVHQSGHVAVMRGPQVFCLNPSQHEQLKEKDAADLTNFIIDPASLKLIPDDSITTGGVACSVKVGDRVLHIGTPMQLKFTPFPDPDGRVVYFRIPDFSVAVPDEIVKGDCCK; from the coding sequence ATGGACAATTCAAAACAACCGGCCGGCGATGTTGCGCGCCGTGGTTTTTTAAAGACAATTGGGATTTTCGGGGGTTCAACCCTCCTTTCTCCCTTGCTGCTGGCAGCAACTAATGCTGCACCCCTGCAACAATCCACCGATGCCGGATACCCGAAAATTCCCTGCGCAGGAGTATGGCTACAACCAATTGGACTAAACACGATTAGCGTGGGAGGAGAAATCGGGCGTCGTATCAGGATAACCATTCACAATAACCTGCTGGCACTGGATCCGGAACAATTCCTGGCGCCATTCCGCAACAGGGACCTACGTGGTGAAGGCTACTCTGATTATATCGGACTTGGAAAACAGATTGATGCGACGGTACGGTTGGCCGCTTACAGTAAGGATGAAAAAGTAATTGCCTTAAAAAAGAAGTTGATAGATGGAATCATCAGCACCCAGGAAGCGGATGGGTATATTGGCGTAATGGTTAAGGAGTCGAGGATGTGGAAACTCTGGGATATCCATGAGATGGGGTATATCATTATGGGTTTATCCAGTGACTATCTTCATTTCGGTGAGCAGCGTTCATTGAAAGCGGCCCGTAATCTGGCCAGTTATATCATGGAGAGATGGGCAACAATGCCTCCGGATTGGGAAAAATGGAAACAACTCGGTATTGAAAGTAATATCCTGAGTCTATATCATGTAACAAAGGATCACCGTTACCTGGATTTCTGTGTAAATAAATTGAAGTTGCCGGAATGGAAAATTGATCTTACAGTTGATACGTTGGGTAAATCACATATGTACACGGATATTGATCTTTGTCTTGCACAACTCGATCTCTACGAACTACAGCAGCAGGAACAATTGCTGGATTCAAGCCGGCGTGCTATCAACTTTCTGACCCAACACAATGGAATGGTGATAACAGGTGCGGCCGGTTTATGGGAAAGTTGGAATAGCGACCAGGGTGGTCGGCAGTATCTTGGCGAGACCTGCGCAACCGCTTACCAGCTCCGACTCTTGGACAGATTTATCCGTATGGAAGGAGATTCAAGGTATGGCGACGTGATGGAACGGATAATAGTAAACGCCCTGTTCGGTGCACAGTCACCTGACGGCAGAAAGCTTCGGTATTTTATGCCTATGGAAGGGAACCGCGTTTATTTTCAACCCGACACTTATTGCTGTCCAAACAATTTCCGCAGAATAATCTCTGAATTACCCACTTATATATTCTATCGCACCACTAATGGCGTAGCGGTCAATTTATATACAACTGCTGATGCTACCATTGCCCTTGATAAAAATGTAATCCTGAAGATCAGACAACAAACAGATTACCCATCGACAGGCAATGTTGTGATAAGTATCGATCCTTCTACTCCTGCTCATTTCCCATTGCAATTGCGCATTCCAGGTTGGTGCAGGAATGCTACCATAAAAGTAAATGGTAAGGAATGGTCAGAGTCAGCAAATCATGGAAGATTCCTTTCAATAGACAGGCAGTGGAACAAGGGAGATACTGTATCACTTGACCTTGATATGCCATTCAGGTTGGTGTTGGGCCGTGTGCACCAGTCAGGGCATGTGGCCGTAATGCGGGGACCACAGGTTTTTTGTCTGAACCCTTCTCAGCATGAGCAGTTAAAGGAAAAAGATGCTGCTGATCTTACGAATTTCATCATCGACCCGGCTTCGCTTAAACTAATACCGGATGATTCAATTACAACTGGCGGGGTTGCCTGTTCAGTGAAAGTGGGCGATCGGGTGCTGCACATCGGAACACCTATGCAGCTAAAGTTTACGCCCTTTCCTGATCCGGATGGAAGAGTAGTATATTTCAGGATACCGGATTTTAGTGTAGCAGTACCAGATGAGATAGTAAAAGGGGATTGCTGTAAATAG
- a CDS encoding MBL fold metallo-hydrolase — MGLQKRINETTVNPGQIALFYIAQAGFCIKTASGKNIFIDLYLSDACERLFGFKRMIPSPMSAQEVEAGLYLITHHHADHFDPDAMPIIVKHPTTFFAVAPDCVSLLEEIAVSPSRYKVLREGETWQWEDVRIKAIYADHGELAPDAQGYLIEVDGLKIYHVGDSAYRPEEIKASLGTDVDIMIVPINGTYGNMIASEACKLAAEIKPRLVIPCHFWMFLEHVVPDGKGDPATFLTEGSKLPSAIKTKVMAPGECIIYPGT; from the coding sequence ATGGGACTGCAAAAAAGAATCAACGAAACAACGGTTAATCCTGGGCAAATAGCGTTGTTTTATATTGCGCAGGCAGGGTTTTGTATCAAAACAGCCTCAGGTAAGAACATATTTATCGATCTGTACTTATCAGACGCCTGCGAGCGGTTGTTCGGATTCAAACGAATGATTCCGTCCCCAATGAGTGCGCAGGAAGTGGAGGCAGGCCTTTACCTTATTACGCATCATCATGCCGATCATTTCGACCCGGATGCGATGCCGATTATTGTCAAACATCCAACCACTTTTTTTGCAGTGGCGCCTGATTGCGTTTCCCTGTTAGAAGAAATCGCGGTTAGCCCTTCACGTTATAAAGTATTACGGGAAGGTGAGACATGGCAATGGGAAGACGTCAGGATCAAAGCCATTTATGCCGATCATGGCGAGCTTGCGCCGGACGCCCAGGGCTATTTAATCGAAGTGGACGGGCTGAAAATTTACCATGTTGGCGATAGCGCGTACCGGCCGGAGGAAATTAAAGCTTCCCTGGGAACAGATGTTGATATCATGATTGTACCCATTAATGGGACCTATGGAAACATGATCGCTTCAGAGGCTTGTAAGTTGGCAGCTGAAATAAAACCCCGGTTGGTTATTCCCTGTCATTTCTGGATGTTCCTTGAACATGTCGTGCCGGATGGAAAGGGTGACCCTGCGACCTTTCTGACAGAAGGTTCAAAATTGCCATCGGCAATAAAAACAAAAGTTATGGCGCCTGGGGAGTGTATCATTTACCCCGGAACGTAA
- a CDS encoding alpha-galactosidase: MPKIKFNHISRILGIGILLILLSIGRAVAQQGKVMPSLRVDVRQWVKQQFAKGRIPPFSFVYGNRKSGIFIRDWQFREEKLLSTDPTTEKYAFTYSDKKSGLVVRCDVNCFDEFQAVEWTLHFSNRSATDTTAVISQLAASDYTLTYKQKGETVLYHSRGSDGKRSDFEPLMSSVKAGSSIYMTPPGGRSSEGNAFPFFNMVTPDQSGVIAAIGWTGKWYADIRQINSQAVQLKAGMENVSLYLLPGETIRSPKICLMFWQGQDRMVGHNQFRKLVLNHYTRKINGKVPQLPLASFLDREGPVPCNEHVCATESHSIAEIKRLEQFHILPEVFWLDAGWYPCGGSWPNVGNWTPNKENFPNGLKPVSDAAQAVGSKFLLWFEPERVSKDKPYITLDKEHPDWLTAAPGKPYLLLNLGNINAREWMTDHISSMIAAQGIDYYRQDFNIDPGPYWKQMDAPGRTGLAEIRHIEGLYAFWDSLLARFPGLVIDNCASGGRRLDLETTARSFPFWRTDYQYGEPIGSQCHTYGLNFYLPLTGTGSFEMSTYHFRSAMSSNLVTDWNVENKQYKLADMQKLVQEFKDLRPYYYFSDYYPLTDTTGLLNDDVWLAYQLSRPELGDGMVMAFRRPQSGAKSIEVRLKGLNPESTYLLTNQDTGEKTTRSGKDLSQGITLSLETAPASLCWVYKKQ, from the coding sequence GTGCCAAAAATAAAGTTCAACCATATTTCCAGGATTTTAGGAATTGGAATACTACTCATCTTGCTATCCATCGGAAGAGCCGTGGCGCAACAGGGAAAGGTGATGCCTTCTCTTCGTGTTGATGTCCGCCAATGGGTAAAACAGCAATTTGCCAAAGGCAGGATACCGCCTTTTTCTTTTGTATATGGAAACAGGAAGTCGGGAATTTTTATAAGGGATTGGCAGTTCAGGGAGGAAAAATTACTATCAACGGATCCAACTACGGAAAAATATGCTTTCACATACAGTGACAAAAAGAGCGGCCTTGTCGTGAGATGCGATGTCAACTGTTTTGATGAATTCCAGGCAGTAGAATGGACGCTTCATTTTTCCAATCGCTCAGCTACAGATACAACAGCTGTGATAAGCCAGTTGGCTGCTTCAGATTATACACTTACTTACAAGCAGAAAGGTGAAACCGTATTGTATCACTCACGGGGCAGTGATGGAAAGCGGTCAGATTTTGAACCATTGATGAGCTCTGTTAAAGCGGGATCAAGCATTTATATGACACCACCAGGCGGTAGGTCTTCGGAGGGCAATGCTTTCCCATTTTTTAATATGGTTACACCCGACCAATCGGGGGTGATTGCCGCCATCGGATGGACCGGCAAATGGTATGCCGATATCCGTCAAATAAATTCACAGGCCGTGCAATTGAAGGCGGGTATGGAGAATGTTTCGCTTTACCTTCTTCCTGGAGAAACGATCCGCAGCCCGAAAATCTGTTTGATGTTCTGGCAGGGACAGGACCGGATGGTCGGACATAATCAATTCAGGAAACTGGTGCTTAACCATTATACACGAAAAATAAATGGAAAGGTGCCGCAGCTTCCCTTAGCATCCTTCCTCGACAGGGAAGGTCCGGTGCCCTGCAATGAACATGTATGCGCCACCGAAAGCCATTCCATTGCTGAAATCAAACGCCTTGAACAGTTCCATATCCTGCCGGAAGTTTTCTGGCTGGATGCGGGTTGGTATCCCTGCGGAGGATCATGGCCCAATGTCGGCAACTGGACTCCTAATAAAGAGAATTTCCCCAATGGGCTGAAGCCGGTTTCGGATGCTGCGCAAGCTGTAGGCTCAAAATTCCTGTTATGGTTTGAGCCGGAACGTGTAAGCAAAGACAAGCCTTATATCACGCTCGACAAGGAGCACCCGGACTGGCTCACAGCCGCTCCTGGTAAGCCATACCTGCTGCTTAACCTTGGCAATATAAATGCCAGGGAGTGGATGACCGACCATATATCATCGATGATCGCCGCGCAGGGTATAGATTATTACCGACAGGATTTTAATATCGATCCTGGCCCATACTGGAAACAAATGGACGCACCGGGCAGAACGGGTCTGGCAGAGATAAGGCATATCGAGGGTCTGTATGCTTTCTGGGACAGTTTGCTGGCAAGGTTCCCTGGCCTGGTCATTGACAACTGCGCTTCCGGAGGCAGGCGCTTAGACCTGGAAACGACTGCCCGAAGTTTTCCTTTCTGGAGAACAGATTACCAATACGGAGAACCTATAGGGTCTCAGTGCCATACCTACGGCTTGAATTTTTACCTGCCCCTGACCGGCACCGGTAGTTTTGAAATGTCCACCTATCATTTTCGTTCGGCTATGAGCAGTAATCTGGTGACCGACTGGAACGTTGAAAATAAGCAGTACAAACTCGCTGATATGCAAAAACTGGTTCAGGAGTTTAAAGACCTTCGGCCTTATTATTATTTCTCTGACTATTATCCATTAACGGATACAACAGGATTGCTCAATGACGATGTCTGGCTTGCCTATCAACTCAGCAGACCGGAATTGGGTGACGGCATGGTGATGGCCTTCCGCCGACCGCAATCTGGCGCAAAATCGATCGAGGTCCGACTGAAAGGATTGAACCCGGAGTCGACATATTTACTGACAAACCAGGATACGGGTGAAAAAACTACACGCAGCGGGAAGGATTTATCGCAAGGAATCACACTGAGCCTGGAAACAGCTCCGGCTTCGTTGTGCTGGGTATACAAAAAACAATAA
- a CDS encoding glycoside hydrolase family 2 protein, with protein MIKHLLTVGFSLISMLSFSKQQLPSADSEGFCTNSVTLNGDSWRLATDSANKGIALGWYNNPPVGASRPTKVPWVIQDIFHDYHGVAWYWREFTAPAKLANGGRLLIKFHTVDYMAEVWVNGKKVGAHEGGEFAFEVDITDAVKYSDKNLLVVRVLNPDYEDIDGIIIKETPSSLKHHPYTSNAVYNSGGITGDVELLSVAVIRVAELFIMPDWKTGKIKISAEVSNTHIKSISSTVHFKVSEARSGRPLVLKEIPGQFARGSNHVEAELKVTDFKLWSPGEPFLYRITVSIERAGCVEEQSVRFGFRDFRFENGFYQLNGKRIFLIGSNSSTHYPVGYTVPLYEEMLRRDVVNMKALGQNFVRIPFGCPNPRIFDIYDELGILVHQEHYGSWQMNEFGGYIYNRPERLKDSLLKRFENSLMGVIRRDRNHPSIVMWGALNENHDGIVFRKAVEILPKLRALDPTRLFVLNSGRFDLIKEIGSMSSPGSQTWDVGENKLKDWHPYVMIPYTRKALDELSGRIPQGIGQKIYISESGLCFPIDLPSELGDYQRWGKSTSDDALYFKRQYDKFMTDWKKFGLGDNWIRPEDYIRDAYRSANGLREIGEAAIRANPAVVAYTPTNGVADYSMGESIATNFRRLKPDLLPSVLLANTPLRWCLSTEPQSIYSGEKVQVRASFSNLDVLPPGRYPATVQVVGPDKKILLEKKIFAEIPKGNESPFAQSVFMEDVAVKGIPGKYQFLATLDSGGTALGGKTEFYVTDRAPLPALPKEIVLCGEDSLLSAWLKSKAVKTIPFNSTATSKRNLFLISGKMAQDSLTMLSIAKMMARGSAVIFLSPATLNKGEKSTGWLPLRNKGIIELVDHVAGYYRADRWTKKHPVFDGLPPAGGMIDYVYFRNLISIKALCQEYNTRAKPAHTFAELSAPLDYPDETIVGATRISHNYASGIQLGAWKFGHGRFIVNTLNITENLGLDPAADLLFSNILRFATLDMLKPVEPLPPNMTETLKEIGYQQ; from the coding sequence ATGATAAAGCATCTGTTAACGGTTGGGTTCAGTTTAATAAGCATGCTGTCATTTTCAAAACAACAGTTGCCGTCAGCGGATTCAGAAGGATTCTGCACCAACTCTGTTACACTCAATGGTGATAGCTGGAGGCTCGCTACTGATTCCGCAAATAAAGGCATTGCGCTGGGTTGGTATAATAACCCACCTGTCGGGGCTTCAAGGCCTACAAAAGTGCCCTGGGTAATACAGGATATCTTTCATGATTACCACGGCGTGGCCTGGTACTGGCGTGAATTTACTGCGCCGGCTAAACTAGCCAACGGGGGCAGGTTACTGATCAAATTTCACACCGTTGATTATATGGCAGAAGTATGGGTAAACGGCAAAAAGGTCGGAGCCCATGAAGGTGGGGAATTCGCCTTTGAAGTTGACATAACTGATGCTGTAAAATACAGTGATAAAAACCTTCTTGTTGTCCGTGTGCTAAATCCTGATTATGAAGATATCGACGGTATCATCATCAAAGAAACGCCTTCCAGTTTAAAACATCACCCCTATACCAGCAATGCTGTCTACAATTCAGGCGGCATTACGGGGGATGTGGAACTGCTTAGTGTGGCGGTTATCCGTGTGGCTGAATTATTTATTATGCCCGACTGGAAAACAGGAAAGATTAAGATCAGTGCTGAAGTATCCAATACACACATCAAATCAATCTCATCTACCGTTCATTTCAAGGTTTCCGAAGCCAGGTCTGGAAGACCACTGGTCCTGAAAGAAATTCCCGGACAGTTTGCGCGGGGATCTAATCATGTAGAGGCGGAGCTAAAGGTTACGGATTTTAAATTGTGGAGCCCAGGCGAACCATTCCTGTACCGCATAACTGTCTCCATAGAGAGGGCTGGTTGCGTGGAAGAACAATCAGTTCGTTTTGGTTTCCGTGACTTCCGCTTTGAGAATGGTTTTTACCAGCTGAATGGCAAAAGGATATTTTTAATCGGCTCTAATTCCAGCACCCATTACCCTGTTGGTTATACAGTGCCGCTATATGAAGAGATGCTCCGTAGGGATGTTGTAAATATGAAGGCACTGGGACAGAATTTTGTAAGGATACCGTTCGGTTGCCCCAACCCCCGAATTTTTGATATTTATGATGAATTAGGCATACTGGTCCACCAGGAACATTATGGGTCATGGCAGATGAATGAATTTGGCGGGTATATATACAACCGGCCGGAAAGATTGAAAGACTCTTTGCTCAAAAGGTTTGAAAACTCGCTTATGGGTGTTATCCGTCGCGACCGTAATCATCCGAGCATTGTGATGTGGGGCGCACTGAATGAAAATCATGACGGTATCGTATTCCGCAAAGCAGTTGAAATTTTACCAAAGCTCAGGGCATTAGATCCAACACGACTTTTTGTACTGAACAGCGGCAGGTTTGACCTGATCAAAGAAATTGGGAGCATGAGTAGCCCGGGGTCTCAGACCTGGGATGTAGGCGAGAACAAACTGAAAGACTGGCATCCTTATGTAATGATACCATACACGCGTAAAGCGCTGGATGAATTGTCGGGCAGGATCCCGCAGGGCATAGGGCAGAAAATCTATATCAGTGAAAGCGGTCTTTGTTTTCCCATTGATCTGCCTTCTGAACTTGGCGATTACCAACGCTGGGGTAAGTCCACTTCAGACGATGCATTGTATTTTAAAAGGCAGTACGATAAATTTATGACCGACTGGAAAAAATTTGGCCTGGGTGATAACTGGATAAGGCCGGAAGATTATATCCGTGACGCTTACCGCTCTGCAAACGGACTGCGTGAAATCGGTGAAGCAGCGATACGCGCTAACCCTGCTGTTGTTGCTTATACTCCAACAAATGGTGTTGCTGATTATAGTATGGGAGAAAGCATAGCCACAAATTTCCGCAGGCTGAAACCTGATTTATTGCCATCTGTTTTGCTCGCCAATACGCCGCTGCGGTGGTGCCTGTCCACAGAACCCCAGAGTATTTACAGTGGAGAAAAGGTACAGGTAAGGGCTTCCTTTTCCAATCTAGATGTGCTTCCGCCTGGCAGGTATCCCGCGACCGTACAGGTGGTAGGACCAGATAAAAAAATACTGTTGGAGAAGAAAATATTTGCAGAGATCCCAAAGGGGAACGAGTCACCGTTTGCTCAGTCAGTATTTATGGAAGATGTGGCCGTTAAAGGAATACCTGGTAAATATCAGTTTTTGGCAACACTAGACAGCGGAGGTACGGCCCTGGGCGGTAAGACCGAATTTTATGTTACCGACCGGGCGCCGCTTCCAGCGCTTCCCAAAGAAATAGTGCTGTGTGGCGAGGATTCTTTATTAAGTGCCTGGCTAAAATCCAAAGCAGTAAAAACAATTCCGTTTAATTCCACTGCTACATCTAAAAGAAATTTATTCCTTATTTCCGGTAAGATGGCCCAGGATAGCCTTACTATGCTCAGCATTGCAAAAATGATGGCTCGTGGTAGTGCGGTGATTTTTCTTTCACCTGCCACCCTGAATAAAGGAGAAAAGTCCACCGGCTGGCTACCCCTAAGGAACAAAGGCATTATTGAATTGGTGGATCACGTGGCCGGTTATTACCGGGCGGATCGCTGGACAAAAAAACATCCTGTGTTTGACGGATTGCCGCCTGCTGGTGGTATGATAGATTATGTCTATTTCCGAAACCTGATTTCGATCAAAGCGCTTTGCCAGGAGTACAATACCAGGGCAAAGCCAGCCCACACTTTTGCTGAGTTAAGTGCGCCACTTGACTACCCGGATGAGACGATTGTTGGTGCCACAAGGATTAGTCATAATTACGCTTCAGGCATTCAGCTGGGTGCATGGAAATTTGGGCACGGACGATTTATTGTTAATACGCTGAACATAACGGAAAACCTGGGCCTCGATCCTGCAGCAGATCTTTTGTTTAGTAACATACTCCGGTTCGCCACCTTAGATATGCTAAAACCGGTTGAGCCATTACCACCAAATATGACAGAAACATTAAAGGAAATAGGATACCAGCAATAA